In Actinoplanes octamycinicus, the genomic window GGCTGGTCCCCGTGACTTCCCGGGCTCCATGGCGGCCTCGGCCGGTCCGCGTGACTTCCCCGGTTCGCCGGCCGGTCCGCGTGACTTCCCGGGCGGCCCTGCGGGTGCTCGTGACTTCCCCGGTTCGCCGGCCGCCTCGGGCGCGCCGAGCGGGCCGGGTGGGCTGCCCGTCCGCGGCGCGACCGGCAGTGGCATGGCCACGCCGGGCTGGAATTCGGACTCGGTGCCCTTCGGGCCGGAGAACGACCCGCGCGGCCCGCTGCAGGACCCGAAGGCGCCGCTGCCGGTCCGGACCCCGATGGCGAACACGCCGCCGATCCCCGAGCACGTCACGCCGTATGACCCGGCCGAGGCGCAGGTCGACCCGAGTTGGGCGGCGCTGGGCGGCGCCCGGGCTCCGGGGCTCGGCGCCGGCTCGCCCGCCGGCGCGGGTCCGCTGCCGAGCCGGCCGGGTGCCGGCCCGCTCCCCTCGCGGGGCGGGTCCGACCTGTCGCCGGGTGGGGGTCCCCTGCCGTCCCGCGGTGGCTCCGACCTCGCGGGTGGGGGTCCGCTGCCTACCCGTGGTGGCTCTGATCTCGCGGGTGGGGGTCCGCTGCCCACCCGTGGTGGCTCTGACTTCGCGGGTGCGGGTCCGCTGCCGTCCCGTGGCGGGGCCGATCCCTCGTCGGGTGCCGGTCCGCTGCCCTCGCGCGGGGGTTCCGACCTGCCGCGGCGGCAGCCCGGGCAGACCGCGGGGCCCGCGCAGACCACGTCGTTCTCCGGGTTCACCAATCCCCGGACGAACCCGGCGCCGGCCGCCACGTCCCCGAGCTTCCCGCAGGGCCCCGCGTCGCCGCAGGCCGCGGCCGCGCAGACCACGCCGGCTCCCGGTGCGCCGAGCCTGTCCGGTGGGCAGGGCAACGCGCTGCCCCGCCGGCAGGTGACCCCGCCGTCGGAGCGCCCGTCGTCGATGGCGGCCGCCGCGCAGGCGCTCACCGGTGGGCACACCCCGGCGCCGGACCCTGCTCTCGCCCAGCGTGACCCGTCGGCGGCGGATCGCTTCGGCCCGTCCGGACCGGCTCCGGCCCTGTCGCGCGGTGACTCCGGCCCGGCCGGTGACCGTTCCGCGCCGACCGGCCGCCCGGGACTGCTGCCGCCGGTGATCCCGGGTGCCTCCGGGGCTGACCGGAGTGCTCCGGGCTACGGCTCCGGCACCTCGGCGTCCGGCTACGGCGCGTCGGGCAGTGGGCCGGGCGCCTCCGCGCCGGGCTTCGGCCCGTCCGGTCCGGGCGCGCCCGTCTCCGGCTCCTCCGGCCCGACCGGCTACGGCTCGACGCCGTCGGCCGCTCCGGGCTTCGGTGGCGGTCCGGCGCACCCGATCTCCGGCGCGGCAGCACCGGGCCACCCCGTCTCCGGTGCTGCGGCGCCTGGTCATCCGGTGTCTGGTGCTGCGGCGCCTGGTCATCCGGTGTCTGGTGCTGCGGCGCCTGGTCATCCGGTGTCTGGTGCTGCGGCGCCTGGTCATCCGGTGTCTGGTGCTGCGGCGCCTGGTCACCCGGTGTCTGGTGCTGCGGCGCCCGGTCACCCGGCGCCCGGTCACCCGGTGTCCGGCGCGGCTGCTCCGGGGAGTCCGATTTCCGGCGCGGGTGCGCCCGGCCCCACCTCCGGCGCGGCAGTTTCCGGCAGCTCGGCGTACCCGGCTCCGGCCTCGGGCGGCCCGGCGGTGGCGGCCACTCCCGGCAGCCCCGCTTCCGGTTACGGCTCGCCGGCTGGTGGGTCGTCCGGCGGAGCGGCCTACGGCTCCCCGGCCGGGGTGCCGTCCGGTTACGGCCCGTCGGCGTACGCGCCGGCCACCCCCAGCTACACCGTGCCCGCGGTGCCCGCTCCCGGGCCGTCCCTCGGCATGCCGCCGCAGGGCAGCCCCGCCTCGGCGTACGCGAGTCAGGCCTTCGCCACGCAGGTCATCCCGACCAGCAAGGTGGCCGCCGCGACCGCGCCGACGTCGGGGACCTCCGGGCTCGGCGTGACCGGCTCGGCGACCGGCGGCGGTTCCGGGCCTGGCCCGGACGACCAGGCGCACCAGAACTTCGTCCCGGCCAACGAAACGGAGCGCGAGCTGCGCGAGGCCGCGGACGCCGGGAACACCGACGTCTTCCTGTCCACCCTGTTGCTGGCGAACGTGCTGGTGCCGGTGGCCCACCACTCCCGCCCGGGGAGCGCGCCCGGCGAGTCCGGGTTCGCGTTCCAGCCGGAGGAGGTGGAGGGGGAGAAGTTCCTGATCGTCTTCACCAGCAAGGACCGGCTCTCCGAGCACTTCGGCGAGCCGACCCGCACGGTGGGCGTCCGGTTCTACGAGCTGATCCGCAACTGGCCCGACCCGAACTGGTCGTTCGCCGTCAACCCGGGCACCCCGGTCGGCGCGAAGTACCCGGGCACCCAGATCATCGCCCTGGCGAACTGGGCCACCGAGGCCGGTCTCGGTGCCGACCCGATCGAGACGCCGTCGGCCGAGGAGCCGGGCGTCCCGGTGCCGGCTCCGGACCCGGTCAGCGACGAGGCGCAGCACGCCACCGTCATGCAGAAGACGATCGCCGCCGAGCAGGTCGACTACTACCTGGACCGGGGATACGACCGGGTGGCCGGGTTCGTGCACCGGGCGTCCGAGGTCGAGCACCTGCGTACCCCGGCCGAGCTGTTCGGCGCGCTCGGGCTCTACTACGAGTCGTCGCCGTTCCAGCCGGACGCGAAGGAGGCCTTCGTGCTGCGCTGGCCGGCGTTCCGGCCCAGCCTGTACCGGATCCCCTACGGCGGGCAGAACGAGCAGGCGCTGCGCGCGATGGACGGCTGGGTGATCGAGCGGCCGCCGTTCCGGGGCAACGGGTTCGCCCCGGGCGAGGGCCGCGACGTGATCGCGGAGTTCAAAGTGGACAGCGTCCGGCTGCCGCACGGCGCCCAGCTGTGGCGCATCGACGCGGACGGCAACGAGCGCATGGTGGCGATCTTCGACGCGGACGGGCCGCTCTGGCGCCGGGTGGGTGAGCAGTGATGCGCGACGGTTACGTGGTGACCTGGCAGGGCGAGGAGTACGACGCGGTGCCGGACGCCGACCGGGTGCGGATCTACTCGCCCCGGCCGGCTGAGGGGTTCACCGAGGTCAAGCCCGGGCGCTACGTCCGGGTCCTGGAGCCGGACGAGTACGACGAGATCGCCTACGTCCGGACCATGTGCACCTGGCGCGGCGAGCCGTTCATCGTGCTCGCCGAGGCGGACACCTGGCTGCGCCTGGAGTACACCGGCGGCCGCGCTCCGGTGGCCCGCCAGCTCGGGCTGGAGGAGTTCGACTACGGCGTCTACCAGGGCTGGGCGCCGGCCGCCGAGGTGCACGACCGGTACGAGCACCGGGTCTAGCCGGCGCCGCACGTCGAAAGAAGTGCCGGCGCCGCACGTCGAAAGAAGTGCCGGCGCCGCACGTCGAAAGAAGTGCCGGCGCCGCACGTCGAAAGAAGTGCCGGCGCCGCACTTCGAAAGAAGGCTGACGCCGCACTTCCAAAGAGAAGCCGGCGCCGCACTTCGGAAGAAGGCCGGCACCGTACTTCGGAAGAAAGCTAGGACGGCGTCTTCAGCCACCGGAGGATCTCGCCGGTGACGAAGTCCGGCGCCTCCTGGTGGATGAAGTGCCCGGCCCCGGGCAGCAGACGCCACTCGTAGGGTGCGGTCACATACCGCCCGGAGCCCTGCGCGGTGCGCGGCAGGATCGCTGTGTCCAGCGCGCCGTGCAGCTGCAGCGTGGGCATGCTGAGCGGCTGCTGCATCAGCTTGACGAAGCGGTAGCCCTGCAGCCGCAGCGCGCTCCGGGCCACCCAGCGGTACGCCTCGAGCGCGCAGAACGACGCCTGCGGGATCTGGATCGCCTGCCGGCAGCGGTGCGAGTAGTCGGCGAACTCCGGGGTGGCCGCCCACTCCGGGCTGCTCCAGTGCGCCATCAGCTCGCCGATCAGGGCGGCGTCGTCCTTGGTGAGCACATGTTCGTACCGTGGCACCTGGAATTTGAGGATGGTGGCGGAGGCCGCGAACTGACCGCGAGGATCGGCGAACAGCGCGGCCCGCAGCCGCAGCGGGTGCGCCGCGCCGAGCACCACCAGGCGGTTGACCAGCTTGGGGTGGAAGGCCGCGGCGGCCCAGCCGACCATGCCGCCGGCTCCGGCGCCGACGATCGTGGCGGACCGCTCGCCGAGCGCGCGGATCAAGCCGGTCACGTCGGCGGCCATCGTGTAGCCGTCGTAACCGCGCGGCGGCTTGTCACTCAGCCCGTAACCACGCAGGTCGATGGCGGCGGCCCGGAAGCCGGCGTCGGCGACCCGGGTCATGACGTCGTGCCAGGCCCACCAGAACTCCGGGAAGCCGTGCAGGAACAGGACGAGCGGGCCGGTGCCGACCTCCACCACGTGGAACCGGCTGCCGTTGGCGCCGACGAAACGGTGGGTCCACGGGCCCTCCGCCATTACCACCGACTCGTCCATGCGGCCAGCCTATGCTCCGCTGTCACGACCGGCGCGAGGCACTCGTGAACCCACGTGTGATCACTTGACCGGTTTCGCCTCGAGCATCGTCATCAGCTGGCCCGGCCCGCAGTAGATCTTCAGCAGGCTGGGTTCCAGCTTCACGGAGACCCGGGCGCCGTCCTGCAGCTTGACGCCGTCGGTGTTGTAGAGCGCGTAGACGGTCCCCTCGTCGGTGGTGAGGCCGTAACAGGGACCGGTGCCACCCTTGGTCACCATCCCGGTCACCCAGCCGTTCTGCGGGAGCGTGTCGGTCGGCTGCTTGGGCGGCTTCACCGTCTTCGTGATGGTGGGCAGCGGTGCCGTCGTCGCGCCGGTGGGCAGCGGCGACGGGGCCGAGACCGACGGCGACGGGGCCGGGGCGGAGACCGACGGGGCCGGAGCGGAGACCGACGGTGGCGGGGCCGAGGCCGACGAGCTGGGCGTGGCGCCGCATCCGGCGGCGAGTGCTCCGGCCGCGACGGCGATGCCGATCCTTCTGTGACTGCGCATCCGATCATCCTTCCCGCGCAAGGCGTCACCGTTGGGACGAATCGCGGCGCGTAATGGTTCCCCGGAAAAGGGGCAGCGCCCGGGGCGTAGGGTCCCCGGGCGCTGCTGGGTGGTGCGTTCAGAACCTGTGGATCAGTACACCGCGACGGTCATCGAGGTGCCGAGCTGGCCCACCACCGCGATCTTGACGCCGACGGCCGGGAGCTTGACGCCGTGGTTCGGCAGCTCCTCGTAGAAGTACTTGTCCTTGTCGTTGAAGACCGGGTTGCCCCAGAGCGGCTTGATGACCGACTTCTCGCCGTTCAGGTGCAGGGTCATGCCGTCGGTCGGGAGCAGGCCGAACGGAGCGTCGTAGACCTGGACCCGGGAGCGCCACGGCACGCCGGCCGGGTTGTTGAACGGCTTCGGGTGCGCGTCGATGACCAGGTTGAGGCCCGACCCCGGGTGCACGTTCGTGTTGTTGTCGACCTGCGAGGTGTCCCAGTACGAGACCAGCAGACCGGTCTGGTAGTTGTAGTGCTCCACCCAGTCCGGCTTGGTGTTCGCCCACCCGAAGTTGTACGGGCCGGTCGCCAGGTACTTGTCGTACGAGGTGTAGCTCCGGTAACCCGCGATGTAGTAGTTCGGGAAGTCGTTCGTGACGGTGGAGCCGACGATCTTGAAGCCGTCCGCGGTCCAGGTCGAGGTGCCCTCGGCGCCCTCGGTGGAGAGGACCGCGCCGTCGGCGGTGACGGTCAGCTCGTCACCGAAGAAACCACCCTCGGAGACGCCACCGTCGGTCACGTAGTGCAGGCGGAACTGGATGTTCTTGCCGGCGTAGCCGGTCAGCGGCACCTCGATCGGCTTCCACGCGTTCGCGGAGGTGCCGGTGATCGCCGGAGCGCCACTGCCGTCCTTGGCGAACGGCTCGCCGCCGACCGTACCGTCGAGCTTGGTCCAGTTGGCGCCGCCGTCGGTGGAGGCCTCGGCGTACAGGTAGTCGTAGTCCTCCTCGATCGCGTACCGGCCCTGCAGCGAGACGCTCGCGCTGCTCTTGCCGGTCAGGTCGATCGCCTTGGACAGCGACACGTTCAGGTCGTCAGCGTTGCCGGAGAAGAACTGCTTGCTCCCGGCGAACGGCTGGCCGAGGTCCGTGGTGACCTTCTTGTCCGGAAGGTTGACCACCAGGGCCTGCTTCTTGGCGGTGTTGTACTCCTGCGGCCCGAGGTTCACGAGCTTCTTCTGGCCGGCCTTGACCGACTCGTAGTTGAGCCAGCCGAGCTGCAGCTTGTTCCACGCACCCAGGTCGCCCGGACGGGTGCCGATGCCCTCGTCGCCCTTGGCGCTGAGCCGGCTCTGCGCCATCAGCGTCCAGTACTCGTTGCTGTTGTCGCCGCCGCCGCTGGTGTCGTAGTCGTCCGGGAGGCCCAGGTCGTGGGTGTACTCGTGGACGAAGACGCTCAGGCCACCGTTCTCCGGCTGGATCGTGTAGTCGCCGACCCAGAGGCCGGTGTCCCCGATCTGGGTGCCGCCGAGCAGGTTGCCGGTCGGGCCGCTGGTGCCGGCGTCGCTGGAGTAGGCGTACCAGCGGTGGCTCCAGACGGCGTCCTCACCCTGGGACGGGTCACCGTCGGCCTGGTCGCCGCCGGCGTGGACGATCTGGAAGTGGTCGAGGTAGCCGTCCGGCTCGTTGAAGTTGCCGTCGCCGTCGAAGTCGTACCGGTCGTACTGGTCGAACGTGGCCAGGTCCGCCTTGACCTCGGCCGGCGTCTTGCCGGCGGCGATCTGGTCGGCGTACCACTGGGTGACCGCGTCCCGGACCAGCTGCCACACGTTCGTGCAGTTGCTGCTGGCGCAGACCGCCGGGTCGTCGCCGTTGGCGTCCTTCGGGTCGTCGTTGGACCGGCCGTAGCGGGCCTCGTTGTACTTGACCTTGACCCAGTCGGTGACCTCACCGTCGACGCTGTAGCGCCCGGACGACTGGGTCTCGAAGTAGGTCTTGACCGACTCGACGTTCTTGCCGGTGCCGAAGTACAGCTTCTGGAAGTACTCCTGCGAGTAGTTCGGCTGCCAGACCGTGGAGTTGTCCACCTTCCGGTCCGGCTGCGGGATCGCGTTGTGCAGCGGGCCCTCGAAAGTCGTCGGGCCGGCGTACGCCGCGGTCGTGTCCTGGTCGGGGAACGACGGGTGCCGCTCGTTCCCGAACTCGGTCAGGATCACGAAGATCTTGTCGGTCTTCTCCCGGGCCAGCTCGACGTACTGGTTCTTACCGGGGTGACCGAAACCGCCGTTACCGTACGTCTTGCCCAGATTTACGATCTTGCTGCCGTTACGAGTCTCCACCTTGGACTCGCCGGAGACCACCTGGGAGACGGCCTCCTCGCGCAGCGCGCGACGCTTCTCCTCGAGCGGGTTTGGCAGGTCATCGACCGGGGCGTTGTCCCCGGTCTGTGCCACCGGAGCCGGATCCGCCGGGGGAGCCGCGAACGCCACCGTCGGAGCCATCGCTCCCACGGTGGTCACCATCGCAGCGCCGAGCAGTCCCGCGACTACCTTGCGCACTACGTTTACCTCCGTTTTTGCGGCCGGGCACGGTGTGCCGGACCCGGCGTCAAACGGCCCCGGGGTTCGGGACTAGAGGTGAACGTATGCAAACCAGCCGATGTTCGGGGAACGTGCAGGCGATTGATGGTCAACGGTGACCTGGTATGCCGCGGTCATAACATCGCGATATGCATATAGGACAAAAGGGCTGGCAGGGGGATCCCTGCCAGCCCTTATAGAAGATCGTCAGTCTTCCGACTTGCCCGTCTGCAGACCGGAACTGATCAGATCCATGACGGCCGAGTCCTGGAGCGTGGTGACGTCGCCCAGCGACCGGTTCTCGGCCACGTCACGCAGCAGCCGCCGCATGATCTTGCCGGAGCGGGTCTTCGGCAGCTCGGGAACCAGCATGATCTGCCGCGGCTTGGCGATCGGGCCGAGCGTCTTGGCCACGTGGTTGCGCAGCTCCTTGATCAGCTCCTCGCCGGCCTCACCCTCGGTCGCCACGTTGCCGCGCGGGATGGTGAACGCCACGATCGCCTGACCGGTCGTCGGGTCGGTCGCGCCGACCACCGCGGCCTCGGCCACCGCCGGGTGTGAGACCAGCGCCGACTCGACCTCGGTGGTGGAGATGTTGTGCCCGGAGACCAGCATGACGTCGTCCACCCGGCCGAGCAGCCAGAGCGCGCCGTCCTCGTCCTTCTTCGCGCCGTCACCGGCGAAGTAGATCCACTTGTCGCCGCTGCCCGCGCCGGCCCCGAACCGTGACCAGTAGGTGTCCAGGAACCGCTGGTCGTCGCCCCAGATGGTGCGCAACATCGACGGCCACGGCTCGGTCAGCACCAGGAAGCCACCGCCCCCGTTCGGCACCGGGGTGGCGGTGTCGTCGACGACGTCCGCGCTGATCCCGGGCAGCGGGGTCATCGCCGAGCCGGGCTTGGTCGCGGTCACGCCGGGCAACGGCGAGATCATCACGGCGCCGGTCTCGGTCTGCCACCAGGTGTCCACGATCGGGGTGCGCTCGCGGCCGACGTTCTCCCGGTACCACATCCAGGCCTCGGGGTTGATCGGCTCGCCGACGCTGCCCAGCACGCGCAGCGAGGACAGGTCGTACTTCGCCGGGATGTCGTCGCCCCACTTCATCATGGTGCGGATCAGCGTCGGCGCGGTGTAGAGGATCGACACCTTGTACTTGTCGACGATCTGCCAGAACCGGCCGCGGTCCGGGGTGTCCGGCGTGCCCTCGTACATCACCTGGGTGGCGCCGTTGGAGAGCGGGCCGTAGACGATGTAGGAGTGGCCGGTCACCCAGCCGATGTCGGCGGTGCACCAGTAGACGTCGGACTCAGGCTTCAGGTCGAAGACCGCGTTGTGCGTGTAGGACGTCTGGGTCAGGTAACCGCCGGTGGTGTGCAGAATGCCCTTCGGCTTACCGGTGGTGCCCGAGGTGTAGAGGATGAACAGCGGCTGCTCGGCGTCGAACGGCTGCGCCACGTGCTCGGCGGCGGCCTGCTCGACGGTCTCGTGCCACCACTTGTCCTTCTCCGTCCAGGCGACCTCCTCGCCGGTGCGGCGGACCACCAGGACGTGCTCGATGCTCGCGCACCGGGCCACCGCCTCGTCCACCGTCGGCTTGAGCGCGGACGGCTTGCCGCGGCGGTAACCACCGTCGGCGGTGATCACCACCTTGGCGTCGGCGTCCTGGATCCGGGTGGCCAGCGCGTCCACCGAGAAGCCGCCGAACACCACGCTGTGCGTGGCGCCGATCCGGGCGCAGGCCAGCATCGCGACCGCGGCCTCCGGGATCATCGGCAGGTAGATCGCCACCCGGTCGCCGGCGACGACGCCCAGCTCGGTCAGCGTGTTGGCCGCCTGGGAGACCAGCTTGAGCAGCTCCGCGTAGGTGACCGTGCGGGTGTCGCCGGGCTCGCCCTCCCAGTGGATCGCGACCCGGTCGCCGTGCCCGGCCTCGACGTGCCGGTCCACGCAGTTGTAGGCCACGTTCAGCCGGCCGCCGACGAACCACTTGGCGAACGGCGGGTTCGACCAGTCCAGCACCTGGTCCCACGGCTTCGCCCAGGACAGCCGCTCGGCCTGGCGCTCCCAGTAGGCGAGCCGGTCGGACGTGGCTTCCGCGTACGCCTCGGCCTTGACGTTGGCGGCGGCCGCCAGGTCAGCGGGCGGCGGGAACTGCCGCGTCTCCGAGGACAGGTTCTCCAATGTCTCGCTCATGAGGGCGGCTCCTCTGCCGTGACCGGGGGTCTCTTCGTTGCACACTAGTTCCGACCGGGGGATCCGGTGAAAGCTGCGCGCCGGGCGGTGCCGTGCGCGCGCCGAATGACGCCCGCGTGATCGGTACTGCGCGAATCTTGCCAGTTCCACTCGTGTTTGTGCACCCCGGGTTTCCGGCGTTTTACCGGTTACCGTGTTCGGGTGGATCCACTAGCACCCTTGCTCGACCTCGCTGACGTCGCTCCGGCCCTGGCCGCGGCCCGGGACAGCGTCGACGCCGCCATGCGGCACCGGGCCCTGCGCCGGCACGGCGGCCAGGTCGCCGCCGAGGCCAGCCTGCGCGCCGCGGTCGCCAGCGCCGCCCTCGAGGGCAACCATCACGAGCTGGAGGACGTGCGCGCCGGCACCGTCACCGACCCGGTCCTGCAGGGCGCCCTGCGGGTCGCCGAGGGGCTCGGCGGCCTGGTCGACCTCTGGCCCCGCGCGCCCCGCCAGGTCCTGGCCAAGCTGCACGTGCTCGCCGCCCGCGGCGTGGTGCCGGCGCCCGACCTGGGCCGGCTCACCGGCGGCGCCGAGCGGATCGACGCGCTCGCCGGGCTGGTCGCCGGCAACGAGGAGACGCCGCCGCTGCTGCTCGCCGCGATCGTGCACGCCGAGCTGATCACGCTGCGCCCGTTCGCCGGCCCGGCCGGGGTGGTCGCCCGGGCGGCCGCCCGGCTCACCCTGATCGGGCGCGGCTTCGACCCGCGCGGCCTGGTCTCGGTCGAGGTCGGGCACCTGTCCCGGGAGCCGGAGTACGTGGGCTCGGCGGGCGCCTACGCCACCGGCACGCCGGACGGCGTCCGTTCCTGGCTGCGGCACTACGCGTCCGCGGTGACGGCCGGCGCCGAGGAGATCGCCACGATCGGTGACGCTGTTCTCGCCACCGTGTGACCGGAGATCATCCCGGCGTCGCATACTTTTGGCGTGG contains:
- a CDS encoding SseB family protein produces the protein MSEWEPATDAEVAMRDALRTDDQESYFRILAGVDLLLPVSADALAGLAPLGWGTWSTGGRTHVLAFTSQEALHSCLSDYTGASRRVPYSELANTWPNLEWWLAVNPGLPIEGYLPAWFVAQLARGDLRLPTRGPGREVHGTSKIQEIGAAALAAKRAGDGPGGPTYETSAPAETASGYPAYSAASGAPGAPAGPNGAPGVPGAPASAPGVAGGAPQPGLTPAGLPQRGAPQPGGTPAPGGAPVPSGAPQFGPGGASPTTPEAVPATGPGAQPSGLPTRPTSLPTRPTTPSGLPVRTPSGSDPSAQPPAPAGSPASGQPVGSPAAPVPAGYQAPTVPRDFPGSPAAPAGPRDFPGSMAASAGPRDFPGSPAGPRDFPGGPAGARDFPGSPAASGAPSGPGGLPVRGATGSGMATPGWNSDSVPFGPENDPRGPLQDPKAPLPVRTPMANTPPIPEHVTPYDPAEAQVDPSWAALGGARAPGLGAGSPAGAGPLPSRPGAGPLPSRGGSDLSPGGGPLPSRGGSDLAGGGPLPTRGGSDLAGGGPLPTRGGSDFAGAGPLPSRGGADPSSGAGPLPSRGGSDLPRRQPGQTAGPAQTTSFSGFTNPRTNPAPAATSPSFPQGPASPQAAAAQTTPAPGAPSLSGGQGNALPRRQVTPPSERPSSMAAAAQALTGGHTPAPDPALAQRDPSAADRFGPSGPAPALSRGDSGPAGDRSAPTGRPGLLPPVIPGASGADRSAPGYGSGTSASGYGASGSGPGASAPGFGPSGPGAPVSGSSGPTGYGSTPSAAPGFGGGPAHPISGAAAPGHPVSGAAAPGHPVSGAAAPGHPVSGAAAPGHPVSGAAAPGHPVSGAAAPGHPVSGAAAPGHPAPGHPVSGAAAPGSPISGAGAPGPTSGAAVSGSSAYPAPASGGPAVAATPGSPASGYGSPAGGSSGGAAYGSPAGVPSGYGPSAYAPATPSYTVPAVPAPGPSLGMPPQGSPASAYASQAFATQVIPTSKVAAATAPTSGTSGLGVTGSATGGGSGPGPDDQAHQNFVPANETERELREAADAGNTDVFLSTLLLANVLVPVAHHSRPGSAPGESGFAFQPEEVEGEKFLIVFTSKDRLSEHFGEPTRTVGVRFYELIRNWPDPNWSFAVNPGTPVGAKYPGTQIIALANWATEAGLGADPIETPSAEEPGVPVPAPDPVSDEAQHATVMQKTIAAEQVDYYLDRGYDRVAGFVHRASEVEHLRTPAELFGALGLYYESSPFQPDAKEAFVLRWPAFRPSLYRIPYGGQNEQALRAMDGWVIERPPFRGNGFAPGEGRDVIAEFKVDSVRLPHGAQLWRIDADGNERMVAIFDADGPLWRRVGEQ
- a CDS encoding alpha/beta fold hydrolase; its protein translation is MDESVVMAEGPWTHRFVGANGSRFHVVEVGTGPLVLFLHGFPEFWWAWHDVMTRVADAGFRAAAIDLRGYGLSDKPPRGYDGYTMAADVTGLIRALGERSATIVGAGAGGMVGWAAAAFHPKLVNRLVVLGAAHPLRLRAALFADPRGQFAASATILKFQVPRYEHVLTKDDAALIGELMAHWSSPEWAATPEFADYSHRCRQAIQIPQASFCALEAYRWVARSALRLQGYRFVKLMQQPLSMPTLQLHGALDTAILPRTAQGSGRYVTAPYEWRLLPGAGHFIHQEAPDFVTGEILRWLKTPS
- a CDS encoding immune inhibitor A domain-containing protein; the encoded protein is MAPTVAFAAPPADPAPVAQTGDNAPVDDLPNPLEEKRRALREEAVSQVVSGESKVETRNGSKIVNLGKTYGNGGFGHPGKNQYVELAREKTDKIFVILTEFGNERHPSFPDQDTTAAYAGPTTFEGPLHNAIPQPDRKVDNSTVWQPNYSQEYFQKLYFGTGKNVESVKTYFETQSSGRYSVDGEVTDWVKVKYNEARYGRSNDDPKDANGDDPAVCASSNCTNVWQLVRDAVTQWYADQIAAGKTPAEVKADLATFDQYDRYDFDGDGNFNEPDGYLDHFQIVHAGGDQADGDPSQGEDAVWSHRWYAYSSDAGTSGPTGNLLGGTQIGDTGLWVGDYTIQPENGGLSVFVHEYTHDLGLPDDYDTSGGGDNSNEYWTLMAQSRLSAKGDEGIGTRPGDLGAWNKLQLGWLNYESVKAGQKKLVNLGPQEYNTAKKQALVVNLPDKKVTTDLGQPFAGSKQFFSGNADDLNVSLSKAIDLTGKSSASVSLQGRYAIEEDYDYLYAEASTDGGANWTKLDGTVGGEPFAKDGSGAPAITGTSANAWKPIEVPLTGYAGKNIQFRLHYVTDGGVSEGGFFGDELTVTADGAVLSTEGAEGTSTWTADGFKIVGSTVTNDFPNYYIAGYRSYTSYDKYLATGPYNFGWANTKPDWVEHYNYQTGLLVSYWDTSQVDNNTNVHPGSGLNLVIDAHPKPFNNPAGVPWRSRVQVYDAPFGLLPTDGMTLHLNGEKSVIKPLWGNPVFNDKDKYFYEELPNHGVKLPAVGVKIAVVGQLGTSMTVAVY
- the acs gene encoding acetate--CoA ligase gives rise to the protein MSETLENLSSETRQFPPPADLAAAANVKAEAYAEATSDRLAYWERQAERLSWAKPWDQVLDWSNPPFAKWFVGGRLNVAYNCVDRHVEAGHGDRVAIHWEGEPGDTRTVTYAELLKLVSQAANTLTELGVVAGDRVAIYLPMIPEAAVAMLACARIGATHSVVFGGFSVDALATRIQDADAKVVITADGGYRRGKPSALKPTVDEAVARCASIEHVLVVRRTGEEVAWTEKDKWWHETVEQAAAEHVAQPFDAEQPLFILYTSGTTGKPKGILHTTGGYLTQTSYTHNAVFDLKPESDVYWCTADIGWVTGHSYIVYGPLSNGATQVMYEGTPDTPDRGRFWQIVDKYKVSILYTAPTLIRTMMKWGDDIPAKYDLSSLRVLGSVGEPINPEAWMWYRENVGRERTPIVDTWWQTETGAVMISPLPGVTATKPGSAMTPLPGISADVVDDTATPVPNGGGGFLVLTEPWPSMLRTIWGDDQRFLDTYWSRFGAGAGSGDKWIYFAGDGAKKDEDGALWLLGRVDDVMLVSGHNISTTEVESALVSHPAVAEAAVVGATDPTTGQAIVAFTIPRGNVATEGEAGEELIKELRNHVAKTLGPIAKPRQIMLVPELPKTRSGKIMRRLLRDVAENRSLGDVTTLQDSAVMDLISSGLQTGKSED
- a CDS encoding oxidoreductase, which translates into the protein MDPLAPLLDLADVAPALAAARDSVDAAMRHRALRRHGGQVAAEASLRAAVASAALEGNHHELEDVRAGTVTDPVLQGALRVAEGLGGLVDLWPRAPRQVLAKLHVLAARGVVPAPDLGRLTGGAERIDALAGLVAGNEETPPLLLAAIVHAELITLRPFAGPAGVVARAAARLTLIGRGFDPRGLVSVEVGHLSREPEYVGSAGAYATGTPDGVRSWLRHYASAVTAGAEEIATIGDAVLATV